Proteins encoded in a region of the Trypanosoma brucei gambiense DAL972 chromosome 11, complete sequence genome:
- a CDS encoding membrane-bound acid phosphatase, putative: MMRPLSLVWWAIFVLLAATGANCSYVLELVQVVHRGGITPPPVGTPDREKLCSPDSGSSCAAIANHGVQQLIDMGAYIEKLYKNDDETEGAKAWLGSTYDSTAVYTHSFADPALVQAATALLKGIYAEEQGNITPAVISAPPADDTLLNVNALPSFVLGNEAKAQHFNKTMEEAVDEQFPDSSVIGTMGREVGLSEACSSADNRVWCCHRLQQLATMYSAMKDGGSGAPTVMENVGRLDAVATVRSHTLYGYSTEDELAKARGSLGQPLAQELLLGMRRKMLQKDDVNYNTHKVMQYVHNTPIRTTVGYQPTDLVPVAETFLIDLLRDDTTEVYFVRLRHAVVKTEPAAMPSAADFPFRCVNAAGDSSGVKSKDGFICPFDDFVRFVDSSKGTGAGGAICHLDTSTADNLQCSVVGPPTSPQCERYRRLCPRLACPDGHIYDVVSGMCTSLYADEAILTGGVVASLCIALLFSGVMLGIIMVEMYPVMFKQKMAV; encoded by the coding sequence ATGATGCGTCCACTCTCACTTGTGTGGTGGGCTATCTTCGTACTCCTCGCTGCTACGGGCGCAAATTGCTCGTACGTGCTGGAGCTTGTCCAGGTGGTTCATCGTGGTGGAATCACCCCGCCGCCCGTCGGAACACCCGATCGCGAAAAACTATGCAGCCCCGACAGCGGGAGCAGTTGTGCCGCCATCGCAAATCATGGCGTGCAACAGCTTATCGACATGGGTGCCTACATTGAGAAACTTTacaaaaatgatgatgaaacAGAAGGGGCCAAAGCATGGTTGGGCTCCACATATGATTCGACCGCTGTGTACACTCATTCCTTTGCTGATCCCGCACTGGTGCAGGCTGCAACAGCTTTACTGAAGGGTATATACGCCGAGGAGCAGGGTAATATCACACCTGCAGTGATTTCAGCACCTCCCGCCGATGATACGCTACTCAATGTTAATGCTCTCCCTTCGTTTGTCCTCGGGAACGAGGCAAAAGCGCAGCATTTCAATAAGACAATGGAAGAAGCTGTAGACGAGCAGTTCCCCGACAGCAGTGTTATTGGTACGATGGGGAGGGAGGTTGGGTTAAGCGAAGCGTGTTCGTCAGCCGACAACCGTGTTTGGTGCTGCCACCGTCTGCAGCAACTCGCAACTATGTACTCTGCAATGAAGGATGGTGGTAGTGGTGCGCCAACGGTGATGGAAAATGTGGGACGACTGGATGCTGTTGCAACTGTTCGCTCCCATACGCTTTACGGTTACTCTACTGAGGATGAACTGGCGAAAGCCCGTGGGAGCCTTGGACAACCATTGGCACAGGAACTTCTTTTGGGAATGCGTCGCAAGATGTTGCAAAAGGATGATGTCAATTACAACACTCACAAAGTAATGCAGTATGTTCACAACACTCCAATCCGTACTACTGTTGGGTACCAACCAACGGACCTAGTGCCAGTTGCTGAAACCTTTCTTATTGACCTTCTCCGTGACGACACTACGGAAGTGTACTTTGTACGCCTACGCCACGCTGTTGTGAAAACGGAGCCCGCTGCCATGCCGTCAGCCGCTGACTTCCCGTTTCGATGTGTCAATGCTGCGGGGGATTCGAGTGGGGTAAAGTCAAAGGATGGCTTCATTTGCCCCTTCGATGACTTTGTGCGCTTCGTGGACAGCAGCAAGGGTACAGGTGCTGGCGGTGCCATTTGTCATTTAGACACCAGTACGGCAGATAATTTACAGTGTAGTGTAGTGGGTCCGCCCACATCACCACAGTGTGAGCGTTACCGGAGGCTGTGTCCACGCCTGGCATGCCCGGATGGCCACATTTACGACGTGGTGAGTGGTATGTGCACATCTCTTTATGCGGATGAAGCGATTCTCACAGGTGGCGTTGTTGCGTCCCTCTGTATCGCTCTCTTATTCTCGGGGGTGATGCTCGGCATTATCATGGTTGAAATGTACCCGGTGATGTTTAAACAAAAGATGGCTGTCTAA
- a CDS encoding eukaryotic translation initiation factor 4e,putative, whose translation MNPEAEEFVPKGNRTPGSGGRRGNGGGSRQIPVRGERQQPPPPPPPQQQQQQVAPSSQTTLRASAEPFQPKGSQGFGLVGQVLPYVAGPPGGVPQAWESVEPVPPLSVWKSDSVQQAGAKPLSLSATPYTPTNPKISSKFPATPEAQRGPSTEFKDTTPASLQPQEKEVVEVGEKAVAIASPPEEDAVAANGGSVDASGAPSTQNFTVGEIVENDFSGSMLPSLFQVEVLDKPAPAEPVRFNTVWALYADEHPTPFGAPLAYHPVLVHLVGDVECFWRLWRHLPPPSTLLPAFTYHWFRRDIRPNWEHTRNKNGGTITFVIFDRDKPGLNNKQTMDDAFMAMLMACSGESLAESTTNLNGVMLKVRQNKPTTLQIWTASSDELKLRSLARSLRTLLEKVIGPKPLQKLEYFSHQRTQVGAPGSLAGRMKGKPSRITPDFTL comes from the coding sequence ATGAATCCAGAAGCGGAGGAATTTGTACCGAAGGGGAACCGCACACCAGGATCCGGTGGTCGGCGTGGAAACGGCGGTGGCTCCCGGCAGATTCCGGTCCGCGGGGAACGTCAAcaaccaccgccaccaccaccaccacagcagcaacagcagcaggtgGCGCCGTCGTCACAGACAACACTTCGCGCGAGTGCAGAGCCATTCCAGCCTAAGGGCTCCCAAGGGTTTGGGCTCGTTGGGCAAGTACTTCCATATGTTGCCGGCCCACCAGGCGGTGTCCCACAAGCGTGGGAGTCTGTGGAGCCAGTGCCTCCGCTTTCTGTGTGGAAGAGTGATTCAGTGCAGCAAGCGGGCGCAAAACCGCTGTCACTTAGCGCCACACCCTATACGCCTACTAACCCAAAGATTTCGTCCAAGTTCCCAGCCACTCCTGAGGCTCAGCGGGGCCCTTCAACAGAGTTTAAGGACACGACACCAGCGTCACTTCAGCCTcaggaaaaggaagtggTAGAGGTAGGTGAAAAGGCTGTGGCTATAGCCTCGCCCCCGGAGGAAGATGCTGTTGCCGCCAATGGTGGCTCTGTTGATGCCAGCGGCGCACCATCAACGCAGAACTTCACCGTAGGTGAGATAGTGGAGAACGACTTTAGCGGATCGATGCTTCCCAGTTTGTTTCAGGTAGAGGTGCTAGACAAGCCGGCCCCTGCCGAGCCTGTGCGGTTTAATACAGTGTGGGCCCTCTATGCCGACGAGCATCCAACACCGTTTGGAGCTCCGTTAGCGTATCACCCGGTTCTCGTCCACCTTGTTGGGGATGTTGAGTGCTTCTGGCGCCTGTGGAGGCATCTGCCCCCTCCATCCACGTTGCTGCCCGCCTTCACATATCACTGGTTCCGTCGGGACATTAGGCCGAACTGGGAGCACACCCGTAACAAGAATGGTGGAACAATCACCTTCGTAATATTTGACAGAGACAAGCCGGGCTTGAATAACAAGCAGACAATGGATGATGCTTTCATGGCGATGCTCATGGCATGCAGTGGGGAATCGTTGGCGGAGAGTACAACGAACCTCAACGGCGTGATGCTCAAGGTGCGACAGAACAAACCCACAACGCTGCAGATTTGGACAGCCAGCTCAGATGAGTTGAAGCTCAGGTCCTTAGCCCGTAGTCTGAGGACTTTATTAGAAAAGGTTATTGGGCCCAAGCCACTGCAAAAGCTAGAATATTTCTCGCATCAAAGGACGCAGGTTGGTGCCCCCGGTAGTCTGGCCGGAAGGATGAAAGGAAAACCGTCGAGGATAACACCCGACTTCACGCTTTAG
- a CDS encoding acyl-CoA dehydrogenase, putative: MFRRSLSRRSLQYQPCFKDLSFLVEDVFNMYAHYEKLGYTNVKREFLTNLLAEAGTLATTSLLPLYSSSDVEGCQWLQNSQVGTPKGFEAAYKTLCSKGWIGISQPLEFGGKALPYSVGSITREVMETANPPLLTYATQSIGAAEALMTCVSAKKHEMFLRRLVSGEWSGSLSLTEGQSGAAEGVVTAERAQDGTYNLTGTRNFILAGDHNLTANVLYVVLARLPSSQATGTDLSLFLVPRHVPKSDGSLETERNVKCLGLEATMGMKGSSICRMGFDNSTGYFVGEFNSGVKRTVTTTNTAAVAAAVQGVCHAELAFQNALSRTRGCNSQCTSESSTCAEGTSTVLIPDANMRLSILFAKAVAEGGRALSLDVSRLLDIYHNTTDATAREGMGNKINFYSTIANTCLTTWNFQAISRCLWMWSPQGVVKGNDMEQILRDARAAAQHSGAMTSNSVEFLNRHILPLHTEEVASFGSNVRALVRPYLFSRGTIGQCARRLWLLQKQWRLGIAKVKMLAMQEPDSVGAVSEDVIMYAGYMVLAYNWLRMATVAQKLIDSGKDVDGFYRCKVDVCQYVFQYLVPYADAHFQIMQNGASVMKSCESTWDLR; this comes from the coding sequence ATGTTTCGTCGTAGCCTTTCCCGCCGTAGTCTGCAGTATCAACCATGCTTCAAGGACCTTAGCTTCCTCGTGGAAGACGTGTTTAACATGTATGCGCACTATGAAAAACTTGGGTACACCAACGTCAAGAGGGAATTTCTTACCAACCTTCTTGCTGAAGCTGGAACCCTCGCCACAACGTCACTTCTGCCGCTATACTCTTCTAGTGACGTTGAGGGATGTCAGTGGCTGCAGAATAGCCAAGTTGGTACACCAAAAGGTTTCGAGGCCGCTTATAAGACACTGTGCAGTAAGGGATGGATCGGTATTAGCCAACCACTGGAGTTTGGCGGCAAAGCGTTGCCATACTCAGTTGGTAGTATCACGCGAGAGGTCATGGAAACAGCAAATCCACCACTTTTAACGTATGCCACCCAAAGCATAGGAGCAGCTGAGGCGCTGATGACATGTGTAAGCGCGAAGAAACATGAAATGTTTCTCAGGCGGCTAGTTTCTGGGGAATGGAGCGGTTCATTGAGCCTCACCGAGGGGCAAAGCGGAGCGGCTGAAGGAGTGGTTACGGCAGAGCGGGCACAAGATGGGACATACAACTTGACGGGGACGAGGAATTTTATCTTGGCCGGGGACCATAACCTCACAGCAAATGTGCTTTATGTTGTGCTGGCACGATTACCTTCCTCACAGGCGACAGGCACCGACTTGTCGCTGTTCCTGGTTCCGCGCCACGTACCAAAGTCGGATGGATCGCTGGAAACTGAAAGGAATGTAAAATGCCTTGGATTAGAGGCCACCATGGGCATGAAGGGTAGCTCCATCTGTCGAATGGGGTTCGACAATTCGACCGGCTACTTTGTTGGGGAGTTCAATTCGGGTGTGAAGCGGACGGTAACTACCACGAACACGGCGGCCGTTGCAGCTGCAGTGCAGGGTGTCTGCCACGCTGAACTTGCTTTTCAAAATGCCCTTTCACGAACTCGTGGGTGCAACTCACAGTGCACGTCGGAGAGTAGCACATGTGCAGAAGGTACCAGCACCGTATTAATACCCGACGCGAACATGCGTTTGAGTATACTCTTTGCCAAAGCCGTGGCCGAGGGAGGTAGGGCGCTTTCGTTAGATGTTTCACGACTTCTTGACATTTACCACAACACGACGGATGCCACCGCGCGTGAGGGGATGGGGAACAAAATTAACTTTTACTCCACTATAGCCAATACGTGCCTAACCACATGGAATTTTCAGGCCATCTCCCGTTGCCTGTGGATGTGGAGTCCGCAAGGTGTTGTGAAGGGCAATGATATGGAGCAGATTTTGCGCGACGCCCGCGCTGCTGCGCAGCACAGTGGTGCTATGACGTCCAATTCAGTTGAATTCCTCAATCGGCACATATTGCCTCTGCACACGGAGGAGGTCGCAAGCTTTGGCAGTAATGTTCGTGCGCTGGTGCGGCCATATCTTTTTTCGAGGGGTACCATCGGTCAGTGTGCCCGGCGTCTGTGGCTACTCCAAAAACAGTGGCGGTTGGGTATTGCCAAGGTGAAGATGTTAGCCATGCAAGAGCCCGATAGCGTCGGCGCTGTGTCGGAGGATGTAATCATGTACGCGGGTTACATGGTGTTGGCGTACAATTGGTTACGTATGGCCACAGTGGCACAAAAACTTATTGACTCTGGGAAAGATGTAGACGGCTTCTATCGTTGTAAGGTGGATGTTTGTCAGTATGTCTTTCAGTACTTGGTACCGTACGCGGATGCGCACTTTCAGATTATGCAGAACGGCGCCAGTGTCATGAAAAGTTGCGAGTCGACATGGGATCTTAGGTGA
- a CDS encoding DNA repair and recombination helicase protein PIF1, putative has translation MVAYTLDTLFASDIDSATLFYSEGCGPIRLVALSAQMRRLVRLGPIRVAKACVEVRPMAPTKEFFEEGRQLQHIEVAGVGDFADSERSGDTFVNPFTGRLTPAWGRVAKELFSLGFEHSIVNPFRLVWNPTKAALVSDAALQPFRTSTVTWRRNLAALLSRRDAADAVGEEIHRLYNEITSAYLPPKLDTMHDPRLSTMTMTPDQQNVIRCALRGYSMFIGGSAGTGKTVLLKAIHRKLTEMGLRVAMTATTGVASVQLGGCTFHLAFGVPIKGEEGTRKRWDSNAFRAVDVVIIDEVSLLDAELFETFEEEARMARLQQSPFGGLQVIACGDFLQLAMMDVSIGGPCYQSHAFRHLIPVCLVTSMRQAQGDPFCELLGQLRVGKFDKKAFKALDRPVSGDANNVTYIFPRRCDAQRLNDEKLCELRSEEMIFAPQRGPLQLVGNFTPAGLVDWGRKKDFPKREKIITVLTEEIKRITGVDIVDHNIVVMPAGGEKNAVLIRLRHSEDRNVLICKNGGSKEHGASNEGGAEESHWRAILEATAGRLKGKLHQIYNQDPHNFIPPSVSLMLADASLHPNAELISPLRLKLGCRVMINRNLSRTVSNGSVGIVEAFAAPNLDLFPRRHETLPKAFHTWSLERNGFQRLPIVRLLSGEVVQLPPLSVMIGGTPSTYFYGHELFVLPLQLGYGFTVHKVQGLTLEGTVVLDCKKFFECPHLVYVACSRVRSMDQLIVRNVRSDMIIVRQSALDFTNALRDASVMSSLDPPDGCTRASWVRRLSPLLVGLTD, from the coding sequence atgGTTGCTTACACACTTGATACGCTGTTTGCGTCAGACATAGACAGTGCgactttgttttattcaGAAGGTTGTGGCCCCATTCGCCTTGTGGCCCTGTCAGCACAGATGCGGCGCTTAGTGCGTCTCGGGCCTATTCGTGTCGCGAAGGCGTGCGTTGAAGTGCGGCCAATGGCACCCACAAAAGAATTTTTTGAGGAAGGCCGTCAGTTGCAGCACATTGAGGTTGCTGGCGTTGGTGATTTCGCCGATAGTGAACGCAGCGGTGACACCTTTGTCAATCCATTCACAGGACGCCTTACGCCAGCGTGGGGGCGTGTGGCGAAGGAACTTTTCTCCCTTGGGTTTGAACACAGCATTGTGAACCCCTTTCGGCTTGTTTGGAATCCCACGAAAGCTGCACTGGTAAGCGACGCTGCACTGCAACCGTTCCGGACTTCAACGGTAACGTGGCGAAGAAACCTCGCAGCACTACTGTCCCGGAGAGATGCTGCGGATGCGGTGGGGGAAGAGATCCATCGTCTGTACAATGAAATCACAAGCGCGTATTTACCACCCAAATTGGATACCATGCACGACCCTCGTCTGTCGACGATGACAATGACACCCGATCAGCAAAATGTTATTAGGTGTGCTCTCCGCGGGTACAGCATGTTCATTGGTGGAAGTGCCGGAACAGGTAAAACGGTGCTGCTAAAGGCAATTCACAGAAAACTTACTGAGATGGGATTGCGAGTGGCCATGACAGCAACGACGGGCGTCGCGTCCGTACAGTTAGGTGGCTGCACGTTTCATCTGGCATTTGGTGTACCCATCaagggggaagagggaacAAGGAAACGATGGGACTCCAATGCATTTCGTGCAGTGGATGTGGTGATTATTGATGAGGTTTCGTTACTGGACGCAGAACTGTTTGAAACCTTTGAGGAAGAGGCCCGAATGGCTCGATTGCAACAGTCGCCGTTTGGTGGGCTTCAGGTGATCGCGTGTGGAGATTTTCTGCAGCTTGCAATGATGGACGTAAGCATTGGTGGCCCGTGCTATCAAAGTCATGCCTTTCGACATCTTATTCCCGTCTGTTTGGTTACTTCAATGCGCCAAGCGCAGGGCGATCCATTCTGCGAGTTGCTAGGGCAGCTGCGTGTGGGCAAGTTTGACAAGAAAGCCTTCAAAGCATTGGATCGTCCCGTAAGTGGGGACGCAAACAATGTTACGTACATATTCCCAAGGCGCTGTGATGCACAGAGGTTGAACGATGAGAAACTGTGCGAGTTGCGAAGCGAAGAAATGATATTTGCTCCACAGCGGGGTCCCCTTCAGCTGGTTGGGAATTTCACTCCAGCCGGTCTGGTAGACTGGGGACGGAAAAAGGACTTTCCCAAGCGTGAAAAGATCATTACAGTACTTACTGAGGAAATCAAAAGAATTACCGGAGTGGACATTGTGGACCATAATATTGTAGTGATGCCCGCTGGTGGGGAGAAGAACGCGGTTCTCATTCGTCTCCGCCACTCAGAAGATAGAAATGTGCTGATATGCAAGAATGGCGGGTCCAAAGAACACGGTGCTAGCAATGAAGGGGGCGCTGAAGAGAGTCATTGGAGAGCTATATTAGAAGCAACTGCTGGGCGACTCAAGGGAAAGCTTCATCAGATTTACAATCAGGATCCGCACAACTTTATTCCTCCAAGTGTGTCTTTAATGCTTGCCGATGCTTCTTTGCATCCCAATGCCGAACTCATCTCACCACTTCGACTAAAGCTTGGCTGCCGCGTAATGATTAACAGAAACCTCTCACGAACTGTATCCAATGGTAGTGTAGGTATTGTAGAGGCGTTTGCTGCACCCAACTTGGATCTATTTCCCCGCCGCCATGAGACATTACCAAAAGCATTCCACACTTGGTCTTTGGAGAGGAATGGATTCCAGCGACTGCCTATTGTCCGTCTACTCAGTGGTGAAGTGGTACAGCTCCCACCTCTTTCTGTCATGATTGGTGGCACTCCATCGACTTATTTTTACGGTCATGAACTGTTCGTACTGCCACTGCAGTTAGGTTACGGCTTCACAGTACACAAAGTCCAGGGGCTAACACTTGAGGGAACTGTGGTCCTGGATTGTAAGAAATTTTTCGAGTGCCCACATCTCGTCTACGTGGCCTGCTCCCGCGTACGTTCTATGGACCAACTGATCGTCAGGAACGTGCGGAGTGATATGATTATTGTTCGACAAAGTGCTTTGGACTTCACAAATGCACTGAGGGATGCGTCTGTGATGTCAAGCCTCGATCCGCCGGATGGCTGCACCCGAGCCTCTTGGGTGCGCCGTCTCAGTCCGTTACTTGTTGGTTTGACGGACTGA
- a CDS encoding 40S ribosomal protein S17, putative, whose product MGKIRTKTVKRASKQIVEKYFSKLNKDFYQNKRIVMDVTIARSKKLKNKIAGYATHIMKRLARGPVRGISLKLQEEERERRMDYVPEVSHVDQAIQDGIRVDKQTLAMLKRMETGVPRHVLPNVVAAPNVSKGARRGGPARK is encoded by the coding sequence ATGGGCAAGATCCGCACGAAGACCGTGAAGCGCGCGTCCAAGCAGATCGTGGAGAAGTACTTCTCCAAACTGAACAAGGACTTCTACCAAAACAAGCGCATTGTTATGGATGTCACTATTGCCCGCTCCAAGAAGCTGAAGAATAAGATTGCCGGTTACGCCACACACATTATGAAGCGTCTCGCCCGCGGCCCTGTCCGTGGTATCTCGCTGAAACTGCAAGAAGAGGAGCGTGAGCGCCGCATGGACTACGTGCCGGAGGTTTCTCATGTTGACCAGGCTATCCAGGACGGCATCCGTGTCGACAAGCAGACACTTGCCATGCTGAAGCGTATGGAGACTGGCGTTCCGCGTCACGTCCTGCCTAATGTTGTGGCGGCACCGAACGTCTCGAAGGGCGCTCGCCGCGGTGGTCCAGCGCGCAAGTAA